DNA from Salvelinus sp. IW2-2015 linkage group LG2, ASM291031v2, whole genome shotgun sequence:
GCAGGCTTAACCCTACCCAGCTGGAGGGCACTGCCCCTGAACGCTCCATCTGGCGTCAGCTCTACCAGCAAGGAGTGCAGAAGCTTGAGAAGGACAGGAACGGGCTACGGAGAAGAAAGCGCCTCAATAGACATGAAGCCAGGAATGCACCTAYACCCCCCCAATCGGAGAATCTACATGCCCTGTCTGCAACAGACGATGTGGGTCAATGATTGGACTTAAGTCACACAGACTaccttaagtgtgtgtgtctctgtgccagtCTTACGGGTCGTGTGGAGAGCAGGTTCCGTAGCAGGCCCAGGGTCTTCATCAGGACGTTAGAGTCAGGGTCAGAAAGCAGACGGAAGAGCTGCTCTGTTCCCAACGCTCTCACAATCTCCCCCTTCACCTTCTGGTCCGCCTGGAATGCCAtgttctacacacacaataatgaAGGTGTAGGTTAGACACACACCTTCTATAGTAGGGTTGCGCAGTTACAGAAACTTTACCAAAGTTCCAGTTGGAAGATTCTCAGTTGAAGGGTTGCCTCACTGCTTATGCTCTACTGACTGAGAATCAATGGAGCAAGTCAGTACAGTGGTGAGAGCAGAGCAAGTCAGTACAGTGGTGAGAGCAGAGCAAGTCAGTACAGTGGTGAGAGCAGAGCAAGTCAGTAAAGTGGTTGAGAGCAGAGCAAGTCAGTACAGTGGTGAGAGCAGAGCAAGTCAGTACAAGTGGTGAGAGCAGAGCAAGTCAGTACAGTGGTGAGAGCAGAGCAAGTCAGTTACAGTGTGGTGAGAGCAGAGCAAGTCAGTACAGTGGTGAGAGCAGAGCAAGTCAGTACAGTGGTGGAGAGCAGAGCAAGTCAGTACAGTGGTTGAGAGCAGAGCAAGTCAGTACAGTGGTGAGAGCAGAGCAAGTCAGTACAGTGGTGAGAGCAGCGAGCAAGTCAGTACAGTGGTGAGAGCAGAGCAAGTCAGTACAGTGGTGAGAAGCAGAGCAAGGCAGTACAGTGGTGACTCACCATTAGAGCCCAGATGCCGTTGACCCTCAGGGCTGGACTATCACTCTGGGTCAGACTGCATAGTAACTCTATCACCCCTGACTCCAAGATGGGCTGCAGACATACACAAAACATATGCACTTACTCCCACTGGTCATGCTAAATTGCAGGTTCACAACCTGACAGCTAATGTTTGGTCCTAAAACATCAAGAAAAagaatatgaacacacacacacaaccagtcaaaggtttggacacacctactcattcaagtgtttttcttgatttttacaattttctacattgtagaataatagtgaagacataaaaaactatgaaataacacatatggaatcatgtagtaaccaaaaaagtgtgaaacaaatccaaatatattttatatttgagattcttcaaaagtagccaccctttgccttgaagacagctctgcacactcttggcattctctcaaccagctacacctggaatgctttaccaacaatcttgaaggagttcccacatatgctgagcacaggctgcttttcattcactctgcagtccaactcatcacaaaccatctaaattgggttgaagtcagctgattgtggtggccaggtcatctgatgcagcactccatcactcttcttcttggtaaaatatcccttacagagcctagaggtgtgttgggtcattgtcctgttgaaaaacaaatgatagtcccactaagcccgaaccagatgggatggcgtatcgctgcagaatgctgtggtatccatgctggttaagtgtgccttgaattctaaataaatcactgacagtgtcaRCAGCAAAGCACCKRCACACCARctcctccatgcttcacggtgggaaccatacatgcggagatcatccattcacctactctgcgtcttacaaaaacacggaggttggaaccaaaaattgcaaatttgggctcatcagaccaaagtacagattccACATGTTTCATtgcacgtgtttcttggcccaagcaagtctcttcttattggtgtcctttagtagtggtttctttgcagcaattcaaccctGAAatcctgattcatgcagtctcctctgaacagttgatgttgagatgtgtctgttacttgaactcagaagcatttatttgggctgcaatctgaggtgcagttaactcttaatgaacttatcctctgcagcagagctacctctgggtcttcctttcctgtggcggtcctcatgcagttccatcatagcgcttggtttttgRGACTGCACTTGAACTTCtaaagttattgacattttccagattgactgatcttcatgtcttaaagtaatgatggactgtcatttctctttgcttatttgattaaagtaatgatggactgtcatttctctttgcttatttgagctgctcttttcataatatggacttcgtcttttaccaaatagggctatcttctgtataaccccccccacacaacacaactgatgctcaaacacattaaagaaagaaattacacaaattaactttcaactaggcacacctgttaattgaaatgcaatccaggtgactacctcatgaagctggttgagagaatgtcatcaaggcaaagggtggctactttgaagaatttcaaattaaaatatattttgatttgtgtaacacttttttggttacttcatgattccatatgtgttattttaaagttttgatgtcttaactattatttctacaatgtagaaaatattaaaaataaagaaacccttaaatgagtaggtgtccaaacttttgacattCAACTTTACTGAGCTGTGTTCGTCTACCAATCATGAAGCTAGCTAGGTAGCAGAGTTGTattgctagctaggtagcggtagTAGTGTTGTATTGCCAGCTAGGTAGCAGTGTTGTATTGCTAGCTAGGTAGCAGTGTTGTATTGCTAGCTAGGTAGCAGTGTTGTATTGCTAGCTAGGTAGCAGTGTGGTATTGCTAGCTAGGTAGCAGTGTGGTATTGCTAGCtaggtagcagtagtagtgttgtATTGCCAGCTAGGTAGCAGTAGTGGTGGTGTATTGCTGTCTGCTGGTCTCACCTCTTTGCTGGGTGAAAACTCCAGTAGCAGGTTGCATAGTGTAGAAGAGGCCATAACCAACACCTCGTCTGGAGCGTTCTGTAACAACTACACACAGCAGAGAAGAGACGTACAGTCTCACTACGAAGGCCATGTACTTTGCAGCATACATAGATCATTTGTATAGTAAGTAGTCTTGTATGGTGAGAAAGAGACCCCTTGGTACAGACCTTCATAAGCGGCTTCCATACGGCGTGGTCATGAAAACTAGTCCTCAACTGCTGGACTGACCGGGACAGACTGTGAAGACACCTGGACACAGAGGAAGAGTCAATATCACAACAGGCACACACGGCTACCATTTGAGAGTCAGATGTCTCGGATGCAAGGAGATCTTCTTAGGCTAAGAAGGGAACAGAATGTGACAGGACACTCAGGATGTCACAGCACCCTCAGTGGAGCGGTAGGGATGTTATCAGTACCTGACGGCAGCAAGCCGCACCTTGACGCTGGATTCTGACAGACCACTCACTATCCTGTCCatcatgttctctgtctctgtgatctgaggaggagagagacgggggggtgTTAGGAAGAGGACACGGACACATTTCTAAAGGCGGCTGGGTAGGGGTGCGTGTGTGTACTGTTGAGTAAAAGCCACCTTCTTGCGGATATCTTCGTCGTTGGAGCCCAGTGAGGCGTACAGTTTAAAGGCAGCTTGTCTCAGCTCGTGAGCATGCTTCAGGTCGTGATCCAACTGCAGATAAAGACAATTCAATATTTGGTGCGAGGTAAGAGAGTTAGAGGTTTTTGTCCAAAGTAAGGAARGTGGTGTTCTTTTCTCACAACAGTGTCTGGGTTTTCCTGACGGTAACAGTTTTCTCTGCCTTGTAAGATTGCCTGGCTAGGTTAAATGAGTAAAGTCCAGTGTCTCACCCTCTTGATGTCAGTGATGGCGCTGACAGAGCTGGGGTATTTGAAGTAGTCAGCCAGCATGGCCACTAGGTGGTCTGTTACACTGGCGATCCTCTGCAGCTCCACATCAGGCTCCATCAGGTAGGCCAGGGTCTCTGCCCCCTCCACACGCTCCTCCAACAGACGCTCCTTACTGCACATCCTCACCAGGCACGGCAGGGTCTACACAGGGATGGAACAaggattatacacacacacagggaagacaCTACACACAACAGAAAGGCTAGACTCAacatacatcacacacataccAGTACCAGACAAGTCATAAGATGAGTGCATAAYACATGCAAAATGGTATAATCACCTTTAAAACGATGCAGCTGTCATCTGTCCTAATGGCTCCTGCTCGACACATGTATGTTAgactgggggagaggaggaaagcaaAGGGTGAGCGAGAGGGGGAAAATAGATTATCTTCCCGAAACTAAAACACTTGAGATTCTTACTTTAATAGTCCGCGGaaaaacaaactttacagttactACAACACTGTCAATGGAAGCATACTTCTTTTAATAGTCAAGTGAAGGAAACACTCACTCACCACTTGGCTGCTGTGAGCTGCATGTCAATGGGCTGATCCCTTTGCATCATTCTGACAAATACCTGAGAGAGCAGCTCCTCATCCACCAGCactgagaacagagaggagaacattGATTTTCATAGTAACTTCATTATACAATATTGTCACCATCTGACAAACTTTTTGCTACCATGACGATACCAATATAATGCCAAGAATAGAACTCTTCTGACACAGAGTGAAGAATATAGCTGGTAGCTGTCCCAGTCAGGTCCCAAAGCAGcagcaagagacagacagacataaatagAAGGGGAAATAAAGCCCCTCACCATTCACCAGTGTCATGGAGACCTGAGTGTTCTCATAGGCCAGGACCGAGAAGCATTTTAATGCCTGCATCCGTACCTGTATAGGATGAgagcaaaaagaaagaaaagaatgagagaagaggggggaagagagtgagagagagacatagtaatataaaaaggtcagagatggtAGTACTGAGATCGGGGTGAGAAGTAGTTTCAAAGACTACcttataggagagagagatgagaagaggagcaATGTTCTGGATGGCCCCGTGGTTAAACAGAACCGTCTGGTGCTCCGGagtctacaaaacacacacactgagtaatTCTTCAGacagacttttttttaaatgatagttTATCTGATGATTGACCTTTAACATGTAGTGTCTTCGGTCTTCTATTACAATACTGTAAATCTTTCTGTAATGTCAAGTGTTTTAAATGTGTGCTGGTGTACTGACCTTGCAGCAGTGGGAGAAGATCTGGGTGATGTACTCCTGCGTGCGCTGTGACCGACTCAGCAGGGACATGAGGTGGGGGATCACAGTGGGGTCCTGACAAGGTGTAACACAGTGTTACTGCACGCAAGCACACCCCCCCAGTGTTActgcacacacacccccacaccagtGTTACTGCAcgcaagcacccccccccccagtgttaCTGTgcgcacccacacccacccagTGTTACTGTgcgcacccacacccacccagTGTTACTGCGCCCACAATCACCACCCCCAGTtactgcgcgcacacacacccccAGTGTTActggccacacacaccacccagtgTTACtgcgcacaccacacacccagtGTTACTGCGCACCCACACACCAGTGTtacgcgcacacaccacacccagTGTTACTGCGCACACACCCACCCAGTTTACTGCGCGCACACCAGGTTACTGCGCGCCACACCCAGTGTTACTGCCGCACAGCCCAGTGTTACTGTGCGCACACCCAGTGTTACTGTGCGACACACCCAGTGTTACTGTGCGCCCCACCAGTTTACTGTGCGCACCCCCAGTGTTTACTGTGCGCACCCCCAGTGTTACTGTCGCACCCCCAGTTTACTGTGCGCACCCCCAGTGTTACTGTGCGCACCCCCAGTGTTACTTGCGCACCCCAGTGTTACTGTGCGACCCCAGTGTTACTGTGCGCACCCCCAGTGTTACGTTGCGCACCCCCAGTGTTACTGTGCGCACCCCCAGTGTTACTGTGCGCACCCCCCACAGTGTTACTGTGCGCAACCCCCAGTGTTACTGTGGCACCCCCAGTTTACTGTGCACAACCCAGTGTTACTGTGCACACAACCCCAGTGTTACTGTGGCACACCCCAGTGTACTGTGCACACCCCCAGTGTTACTGTGCACACCCCCAGTGTACTGTGCACACCCCCAGTTTACTGTGCACACCCCCAGTGTTACTGTGCACACCCCCAGTGttactgtgacacacacacccccatgttactgtgcacacacacacccccagtgttactgtgcacacacacacccccagtgTTACtgtgcacaccacacaccccagtgttactgtgcacacacacacccccagtgttactgtgcacacacacaccccagtgttactgtgcacacacacacccccagtgTTACTGTGCACACACCACCCCCAGTgttactgtgcacacacacaccccagtgttactgtgcacacacacacacccagtgttactgtgcacacacacacacccagtgttactgtgcacacacacacacccagtgttactgtgcacacacacacacacacacacacacacacagtgttactgtgcacacacacacacacacccagtgttactgtgcacacacacagtgttactgtgcacacacacacacacacagtgttaatgtgcacacacacacaccccagttagacacaacacatcactaagaATAGTGATGGCATGTTACACCATATCAATGGTATGTGTGTCAGAGTGagtgtattggggggggggggggggaaatagacacagaaagagaagagtgagagagacttaCAGTGTAGAGCAGCTGCACTGGGGTGACTGGACTGATGAAGACTGTCCTGAGGCAGCGTAGACAAGCCTCGATGAAGATCAGGTCTGGACATAGGAGACCTGCAGAGAGACACACTTGCTATGAGAGAGAATGAGTATGTGTTTcctcagtcagagcgctgtcctGTCAGTGAGTTATGAGTGAAAGACTAACATTGGTCAGCACGTCACTCTTAGTGTGAgtgattgtgtgtgagtgtgtatggatTTGTCTGTGTTATGCCCACCTTGCAGTAGGGCAGGGATGATGTGACAGTCAACCAGGGACTTGATGTTGTTCTCAGTGCCCATGGCCAGACTGCCCAGCACCACCGCACACTCTGCCCTCAGCTCTGAGCTGGACGAGCCCTGCTGGAGCAGATACAGTAACctggggagagacacacacagtcaacgcTGCCATTCAATTGGGCTTGGAGATTGGGTTGAGGGGAggggaaagaaggagaaagagggagatgggaaAACAGGTGAAGGGAGARAAACACCTGGGCACAGCTCCCAGGACAATCAGGTTGGCTTTCTGTTTGTTGTTTCCGATGACCGCATTCTTCATGTCACTGTGAACACACACAGGGTCAGAGTCAGATGTGTGGAGCTTCCTCAGCATGTTACCAACAGccacaataacaacaacacttGACAGAGTTCAACCACAGTAGCAATCATATCACCTACGCTAAACCACACAAGTCTAAACACTAACAGCCACAGGTTCAACTGAGAAACATCATTGCTGTTCAAGCTTGTTAACATGTTGCTTTGAGGATAGAATTCTGAACATCACACACCACTTATATAAgccaataacatacagtaccagtcaaacctacgcattcaagggtttttcttcaatttgtactattttctacattgtagaataatagtgtagacatcaaaatatgaaataacacataatggaatcatgtattaaccaaaaatgggttaaacaaatcaaaatatatttgagatttttcaaagtagccaccctttgtcttgatgacagctttgcacacacttggcattctctcaaccagcttcatgaagtagtcacctggaatacatttcaattaacaggtgtgccttgataaaagttagtggaatatctttccttcttaatgcgtttgagcaaatcagttgtgttgtgacaaggtaggggtggtatacagaagagagcactatttggtaaaagaccaagtccacattacggcaagaacagctcatataagcaaagagatacgacagtccattactttaagacatgaaggtcagtcaatacggaacattttaaGAGCAGTTTACTCAAAAACTTTTCAGTTTACTCAAAAATGGCTTTtaggaggaccgccacaggaaaggaagattcagagttacctgtgctgcagaggataagttcattagagtaaacTGAACctcatattgcagcccaaataaatgcttcaccgagttcaagta
Protein-coding regions in this window:
- the armc8 gene encoding armadillo repeat-containing protein 8 isoform X1, with the protein product MACLLEAPLRISVLSEVTATSRHYVDRLFDPDPQKVLQGVIDMKNAVIGNNKQKANLIVLGAVPRLLYLLQQGSSSSELRAECAVVLGSLAMGTENNIKSLVDCHIIPALLQGLLCPDLIFIEACLRCLRTVFISPVTPVQLLYTDPTVIPHLMSLLSRSQRTQEYITQIFSHCCKTPEHQTVLFNHGAIQNIAPLLISLSYKVRMQALKCFSVLAYENTQVSMTLVNVLVDEELLSQVFVRMMQRDQPIDMQLTAAKCLTYMCRAGAIRTDDSCIVLKTLPCLVRMCSKERLLEERVEGAETLAYLMEPDVELQRIASVTDHLVAMLADYFKYPSSVSAITDIKRLDHDLKHAHELRQAAFKLYASLGSNDEDIRKKITETENMMDRIVSGLSESSVKVRLAAVRCLHSLSRSVQQLRTSFHDHAVWKPLMKLLQNAPDEVLVMASSTLCNLLLEFSPSKEPILESGVIELLCSLTQSDSPALRVNGIWALMNMAFQADQKVKGEIVRALGTEQLFRLLSDPDSNVLMKTLGLLRNLLSTRPHIDQVMSSHGKQIMQAVTLILEGEHSXEVKEQTLCILANIADGNTAKELIMTNDDILQKIKYYMVHSNVKLQLAATFCISNLIWNEEDGEANAMTGSQERQDKLRELGFVDILHKLTQASDPNLCDRAKTAMQQYLA
- the armc8 gene encoding armadillo repeat-containing protein 8 isoform X2 → MACLLEAPLRISVLSEVTATSRHYVDRLFDPDPQKVLQGVIDMKNAVIGNNKQKANLIVLGAVPRLLYLLQQGSSSSELRAECAVVLGSLAMGTENNIKSLVDCHIIPALLQGLLCPDLIFIEACLRCLRTVFISPVTPVQLLYTDPTVIPHLMSLLSRSQRTQEYITQIFSHCCKTPEHQTVLFNHGAIQNIAPLLISLSYKVRMQALKCFSVLAYENTQVSMTLVNVLVDEELLSQVFVRMMQRDQPIDMQLTAAKCLTYMCRAGAIRTDDSCIVLKTLPCLVRMCSKERLLEERVEGAETLAYLMEPDVELQRIASVTDHLVAMLADYFKYPSSVSAITDIKRLDHDLKHAHELRQAAFKLYASLGSNDEDIRKKITETENMMDRIVSGLSESSVKVRLAAVRCLHSLSRSVQQLRTSFHDHAVWKPLMKLLQNAPDEVLVMASSTLCNLLLEFSPSKEPILESGVIELLCSLTQSDSPALRVNGIWALMNMAFQADQKVKGEIVRALGTEQLFRLLSDPDSNVLMKTLGLLRNLLSTRPHIDQVMSSHGKQIMQAVTLILEGEHSXEVKEQTLCILANIADGNTAKELIMTNDDILQKIKYYMVHSNVKLQLAATFCISNLIWNEEDGSQERQDKLRELGFVDILHKLTQASDPNLCDRAKTAMQQYLA